The sequence below is a genomic window from Clostridium sp. BJN0001.
ATGGTTGGAACTAGTATGGCACTTATGCTTATGCCAACAATGGACAAAAAGACTCAAAGAAACATGAGAAGAATGGCAAGAAAAATGAAAGATAGTGCTGAAAACACTTATGACAATATGTCTGACTGGTTTAATTCTTAAAATAAAAGAAAAGCTTCTGTGTATTTTTATGCAGAAGCCTTTCTTATTTATGCATATTTATACTTGTGAAAATTTGTGATGATATGTAACATTTATGAAAATTATGTTAT
It includes:
- a CDS encoding YtxH domain-containing protein, which translates into the protein MCKFVKGMTIGMMVGTSMALMLMPTMDKKTQRNMRRMARKMKDSAENTYDNMSDWFNS